A window from Leptothermofonsia sichuanensis E412 encodes these proteins:
- a CDS encoding 1-acyl-sn-glycerol-3-phosphate acyltransferase, whose protein sequence is MSKIANHTILDLRFQVVEVSQRYIRVMDILKSASPETSGFYPVRLNPLLLWFTQTIAIPGSRWRYWLDLQIDSDDLRRLQDLKGKRRLLLPNHPTFQDPIVVFLLSARLHQTFYYLAAYESFKGLLGWFLQRVGAYSIRRGIADRPSIAYTLELLAQPDCCLVIFPEGGCSFQNDTVMPFRSGGVQMAFQALSRFARRGEALPDFYVVPISIKYRYTQDMTSTIQTSLSQLEAQLHLPGTGGPYERLRAIAKQVLVNLEQEYGFQTSQIEHQSWNDRIIALKSHVLQECQQRLSMQASPGEPIREQVYRIQYALQTREELLEERTDQEAQESMWTLEAVQKAMFRLLNFDAINDGYIAENPTQERFLDTLIRLEREVFNIDQPSPKGHRQARVKIGNPINLKDFFEDYQQNRSLTINQLVVTIQQTVQNNLDQLSN, encoded by the coding sequence GTGAGTAAAATCGCCAACCATACCATTTTGGATTTGCGATTTCAGGTTGTAGAAGTCTCACAACGCTATATTCGTGTAATGGATATTCTGAAGTCTGCCTCACCTGAAACTTCTGGCTTTTATCCCGTTCGGCTGAATCCCTTGTTGCTCTGGTTTACTCAGACAATTGCAATTCCCGGATCTCGATGGCGATACTGGCTTGATCTACAGATTGATTCGGACGATTTAAGGCGTTTACAAGATCTGAAAGGCAAGCGGCGATTACTTTTGCCGAACCACCCCACCTTTCAAGACCCCATTGTGGTTTTCCTGTTGTCAGCCAGGTTACATCAAACTTTCTACTATCTGGCAGCCTATGAGTCATTTAAGGGGCTTCTGGGATGGTTTTTGCAGCGGGTCGGTGCCTACTCCATCCGGCGGGGGATAGCCGATCGCCCCAGTATCGCCTACACGTTAGAGTTACTGGCACAACCGGACTGTTGTCTGGTCATCTTTCCAGAGGGGGGGTGCTCCTTTCAAAATGACACGGTGATGCCCTTTCGCTCTGGTGGAGTGCAAATGGCATTTCAGGCCCTGAGTCGATTTGCCAGACGGGGTGAGGCACTACCCGATTTTTATGTGGTGCCCATCAGCATCAAGTATCGCTACACCCAGGATATGACTTCGACAATCCAGACCAGTCTGAGTCAGTTAGAAGCCCAGTTACACCTGCCGGGAACTGGAGGTCCTTATGAGCGGTTACGGGCGATCGCAAAACAGGTGTTAGTTAACCTGGAACAGGAATATGGGTTCCAGACTTCTCAAATTGAACACCAGTCCTGGAATGACCGGATTATTGCCCTCAAAAGCCATGTTTTGCAGGAATGTCAACAACGTTTATCGATGCAGGCTTCACCAGGAGAACCTATTCGAGAACAGGTTTATCGTATTCAGTATGCTCTTCAAACCAGAGAAGAATTGTTGGAGGAGAGGACTGACCAGGAAGCCCAGGAAAGCATGTGGACCCTGGAAGCTGTGCAAAAGGCAATGTTTCGGTTACTCAATTTTGATGCCATTAATGACGGTTACATCGCAGAAAATCCAACTCAGGAGCGATTTTTAGACACGCTGATTCGCCTGGAGCGAGAAGTCTTTAACATCGATCAACCATCCCCAAAAGGGCATCGTCAAGCCAGGGTAAAGATTGGCAATCCGATTAATCTTAAAGATTTTTTTGAAGACTATCAGCAAAACCGTAGCCTTACGATTAATCAACTGGTGGTAACAATTCAGCAGACGGTTCAAAACAATTTAGATCAATTGAGTAATTGA
- a CDS encoding protein-tyrosine phosphatase family protein: MEFMQNQNIKRVRCLLSESQLSRYANLLDTYRQTFGVDHVCWTPIEDFHFATPEVLIHQILPFLATANQKNDKVVVHCSGGIGRTGHVLAAWLVAGRGLSNKAAIDAVKQTGRNPYEAVIAAPFKGRNPWKVTAELNLLLDESNRWRGNKNL, encoded by the coding sequence ATTGAGTTTATGCAAAATCAGAACATCAAGCGGGTGCGCTGTTTGCTTTCTGAATCTCAACTGTCTCGCTATGCCAATCTACTTGATACTTACCGACAGACCTTTGGAGTGGATCACGTATGCTGGACGCCAATCGAAGATTTCCACTTTGCCACCCCCGAAGTTCTCATCCACCAAATTTTACCGTTCTTAGCCACTGCTAATCAGAAGAATGACAAGGTAGTGGTTCATTGTTCTGGCGGAATTGGGCGCACGGGCCATGTTTTAGCAGCTTGGCTTGTGGCTGGACGAGGACTCTCTAACAAAGCCGCGATCGATGCTGTTAAACAAACTGGGAGAAATCCTTATGAAGCAGTTATCGCTGCCCCATTCAAAGGGCGCAATCCGTGGAAAGTTACTGCGGAACTCAACCTGCTACTCGATGAATCCAATCGATGGAGGGGCAATAAAAATCTCTAG
- a CDS encoding VOC family protein produces the protein MKSNPIVWCEIYVQDMDRAKNFYESVFQVKLEQLESPGMDMWAFPMAMDQVGASGALVKMEGVKSGGSSTIPYFHCDEVATELERVMAAGGHIQQPKTSIGQYGFMALIVDTEGNMIGLHMSPNEVK, from the coding sequence ATGAAATCCAATCCCATTGTTTGGTGTGAAATTTATGTACAGGACATGGATCGGGCAAAGAATTTTTACGAGTCTGTGTTTCAGGTGAAGCTGGAGCAGCTCGAAAGTCCTGGAATGGATATGTGGGCATTTCCAATGGCGATGGATCAGGTGGGCGCTTCTGGGGCATTGGTCAAAATGGAAGGGGTCAAATCCGGCGGAAGCAGTACGATACCCTATTTCCACTGTGATGAGGTGGCTACAGAATTAGAGCGTGTCATGGCAGCGGGTGGACACATCCAACAGCCAAAAACGTCAATTGGTCAATATGGGTTCATGGCTTTGATTGTCGATACAGAAGGAAATATGATTGGCCTACACATGTCACCTAATGAGGTGAAGTGA
- a CDS encoding cupin domain-containing protein, with amino-acid sequence MADDSKIVNMNDLEWNDATYSEHYTGWSKRLTPSMDRKQGHIGVVVERLKPKSLSCPFHYHVYEDEFCLILNGKAMLRYGDKTIEVKEGDAIPFPRGERVAHQFYNHTEETVDILMVGENLPYEVCYYPDSDKWLSRSISKVGKFEGTDYWADEPVPPVMKSRD; translated from the coding sequence ATGGCTGATGACTCAAAAATTGTGAATATGAATGATCTGGAATGGAACGACGCAACCTACTCTGAACACTACACAGGTTGGTCAAAACGATTGACTCCTTCAATGGATCGCAAGCAAGGACATATTGGTGTTGTCGTCGAACGGTTGAAGCCAAAATCACTTTCCTGTCCTTTTCACTATCATGTCTATGAAGATGAGTTCTGCCTGATTCTAAACGGCAAGGCAATGCTGCGCTATGGCGATAAAACGATTGAAGTCAAAGAAGGCGATGCCATTCCATTTCCACGGGGCGAACGAGTTGCCCATCAGTTTTACAACCATACTGAAGAGACCGTTGATATTTTGATGGTAGGTGAGAATTTGCCCTATGAGGTTTGCTACTACCCAGATTCAGACAAGTGGTTGTCTAGATCCATTAGTAAAGTTGGCAAATTTGAAGGCACTGATTATTGGGCAGACGAGCCTGTTCCACCGGTAATGAAATCCAGAGACTGA
- a CDS encoding ArsR/SmtB family transcription factor yields MSTDSLSVTLAALADPTRRAILAQLAQGEATVTELAEPFEMSLPAISKHLKVLERAQLITRSRDAQWRPCHLNPEPLKDLADWLERYRQFWEHSFDRLDEYLQELQATE; encoded by the coding sequence GTGTCTACGGATTCCCTGAGTGTCACCCTTGCTGCCCTCGCTGACCCCACCCGTCGAGCAATTTTAGCGCAACTTGCTCAGGGAGAAGCGACCGTCACAGAACTCGCCGAACCCTTTGAGATGAGCCTACCTGCCATCTCCAAACATCTCAAAGTATTGGAACGTGCTCAACTGATTACCCGTAGCCGAGATGCCCAATGGCGACCCTGCCACCTCAATCCGGAACCGCTGAAGGATTTAGCAGACTGGCTGGAACGCTATCGCCAATTTTGGGAACACAGTTTCGATCGCCTGGATGAATATTTACAAGAATTACAGGCAACTGAATAA
- a CDS encoding SRPBCC domain-containing protein — protein sequence MNNVTTIQDRQLTITRLFDAPRSLVFKVWTQPEHFSRWLGPKDFTTIGCQMNVQVGGMYRACIRSPEGTDYWMQGIYREIIEPERLVFTFAWEDENSQPKHETLVAVTFEEQGNKTLMTFQQAIFESIESRDSHNTGWSECFDRLATYLTAF from the coding sequence ATGAATAATGTTACGACAATCCAGGATCGGCAACTTACGATCACTCGCCTGTTTGATGCGCCTCGAAGCCTGGTGTTCAAAGTTTGGACTCAACCCGAACACTTTTCTCGCTGGTTAGGCCCAAAGGACTTTACGACCATCGGCTGCCAGATGAATGTGCAGGTTGGCGGGATGTATCGAGCCTGTATTCGCTCCCCTGAAGGCACCGACTATTGGATGCAGGGCATCTATCGCGAAATCATTGAGCCAGAGCGCTTAGTGTTCACCTTTGCCTGGGAAGATGAGAACAGCCAGCCTAAACATGAAACGCTGGTGGCTGTAACGTTTGAGGAACAGGGCAACAAAACGTTGATGACGTTCCAGCAAGCCATCTTTGAATCGATTGAATCGCGGGATTCTCACAACACAGGTTGGTCAGAATGTTTCGATCGCCTTGCGACCTATTTAACAGCATTTTGA
- a CDS encoding VOC family protein: protein MLTTQKIVPCLWFNGDAEEAAKFYVSLLPDSRIDRILKSPADTPSGPAGMVLTVEFTLAGMQYVGLNGGPQFPFTEAVSFQIHCDDQPEVDRLWAALAEGGSEVACGWVKDRWGLSWQIVPTRMIELLNDRDTERARRAQEAMMKMVKIDIATIERAADGIS, encoded by the coding sequence ATGCTAACAACTCAAAAAATTGTCCCTTGTTTGTGGTTTAATGGCGACGCTGAAGAAGCAGCTAAATTCTATGTCTCGCTGCTGCCAGATTCGCGCATCGATCGTATTTTGAAGTCTCCTGCTGACACGCCGAGTGGACCCGCTGGCATGGTCTTGACGGTCGAATTCACTTTGGCTGGTATGCAATACGTGGGGCTAAACGGTGGCCCGCAGTTTCCGTTCACTGAGGCTGTGTCGTTTCAAATCCATTGTGATGACCAGCCTGAAGTCGATCGCCTGTGGGCTGCCCTTGCAGAGGGTGGATCAGAAGTCGCCTGCGGATGGGTCAAAGATCGGTGGGGACTTTCCTGGCAGATCGTTCCAACTCGGATGATCGAATTACTCAACGATCGCGACACGGAACGCGCACGACGAGCGCAGGAAGCAATGATGAAAATGGTAAAGATTGACATTGCCACAATTGAGCGTGCAGCAGACGGAATCAGTTAG
- a CDS encoding VOC family protein, which produces MSKQIFVNLPVKDLNQSVEFFTKLGFSFNPQFTDETATCMIVSENIFVMLLTHDKFKSFTPNAICDATKSTEVLVSLSSESRTAVDEMVSNAIAAGGKTYNEPQDHGFMYAHGFQDLDGHIWEIVYMEPSAIQSGEPPTEQYADASH; this is translated from the coding sequence ATGTCTAAGCAAATTTTTGTGAACCTACCTGTGAAAGACCTCAATCAATCTGTGGAGTTCTTTACGAAACTCGGATTTAGTTTCAACCCTCAGTTCACTGATGAAACAGCGACTTGTATGATTGTGAGTGAGAACATCTTTGTCATGCTATTGACTCATGACAAATTCAAATCGTTTACACCCAACGCCATTTGCGACGCAACGAAAAGCACTGAAGTATTAGTGAGTTTGTCGAGTGAAAGTCGAACCGCTGTTGATGAGATGGTGAGCAACGCGATCGCGGCTGGCGGCAAAACCTACAACGAACCACAAGATCACGGGTTTATGTATGCGCATGGTTTTCAGGATTTAGATGGACACATTTGGGAAATCGTGTATATGGAACCCAGTGCCATCCAATCTGGCGAACCCCCAACAGAGCAATACGCGGACGCATCACACTGA
- a CDS encoding glutathione S-transferase family protein translates to MIPIITAFEQSPDRGQGLARDMPVRWALEEVGQPYEVRLVSFSAMKESAHRSLQPFGQIPTYEEDDLVLFESGAIVFHIAERHAGLLPNDANARARAIAWMFAALSTVEPVIVQREVSLYLERDKTWHEERLSIVEERIRSKLDDLSTRLGAGEWLDGAFSAGDLLMVQVLRRLSGSCLLDDYPNLVAYVTRGEARPAFKRAFDAQLAIFAGKLPSPYSN, encoded by the coding sequence ATGATTCCCATCATCACTGCTTTTGAACAGTCGCCCGATCGCGGTCAGGGGCTGGCGCGTGATATGCCCGTGCGCTGGGCGCTTGAAGAAGTGGGCCAACCTTATGAGGTTCGCCTTGTTTCTTTCAGTGCAATGAAGGAAAGTGCCCATCGATCCCTTCAGCCTTTTGGACAGATTCCGACCTATGAAGAAGACGATCTCGTCTTGTTCGAGTCGGGTGCGATCGTATTTCATATCGCGGAGCGCCATGCGGGTCTGCTGCCGAACGATGCAAATGCTCGGGCACGCGCGATCGCATGGATGTTTGCCGCACTCTCCACGGTGGAGCCTGTGATCGTTCAACGCGAAGTCTCCCTGTATTTAGAACGCGACAAGACCTGGCACGAGGAACGCCTATCGATCGTCGAGGAGCGCATCCGCAGCAAACTGGACGACCTTTCCACCCGGCTCGGTGCTGGAGAGTGGCTCGATGGGGCGTTCAGTGCTGGCGATCTGCTGATGGTGCAGGTGCTACGCAGGCTAAGCGGATCATGCCTTCTGGACGACTATCCGAACCTCGTCGCTTATGTTACTCGCGGCGAAGCCCGACCGGCCTTTAAACGTGCTTTCGACGCTCAATTGGCAATTTTCGCTGGCAAGCTGCCCAGTCCCTATTCCAACTAG
- a CDS encoding DUF1428 domain-containing protein, whose product MPYVDGFVLAVPTANKEVYKQYAEDAAIIFKEHGALKVVECWGDDVPEGKVTSFPLAVQRQADETVCFAWIVWPSPEVRDEGMKKVMADPRSMQPEKNPNAEMPFDGKRMIYGGFEMVVDV is encoded by the coding sequence ATGCCTTACGTTGATGGTTTTGTTTTAGCGGTTCCTACAGCTAACAAAGAAGTTTACAAGCAATATGCAGAGGACGCAGCGATTATATTTAAGGAACACGGGGCACTCAAGGTGGTCGAATGTTGGGGTGATGACGTTCCTGAAGGTAAAGTTACATCATTTCCTTTAGCCGTTCAGCGTCAGGCAGACGAAACAGTTTGCTTTGCCTGGATTGTGTGGCCCTCACCCGAAGTCAGAGATGAGGGCATGAAGAAAGTCATGGCAGACCCACGCAGTATGCAGCCTGAAAAGAATCCGAATGCTGAAATGCCGTTCGATGGCAAGCGGATGATCTATGGCGGCTTCGAGATGGTTGTTGATGTGTAG
- a CDS encoding GFA family protein, whose protein sequence is MKKTYQGSCHCGAVRYQTDLDLNEGTFKCNCSICTKTRTWLATVSPDAFRLLTSEAELTEYQFNQKSIHHLFCKHCGVRSFGWGEDSGNKFYAIHVTCLDDVEMDELVNAPITYVDGRHDNWRSPPTEIRHL, encoded by the coding sequence ATGAAGAAAACTTACCAGGGCAGTTGTCATTGTGGTGCAGTTCGTTATCAAACTGATCTAGATTTAAACGAGGGTACTTTCAAATGCAATTGCTCAATCTGTACCAAGACGAGAACCTGGCTTGCTACTGTCAGCCCAGATGCATTTCGACTGCTCACAAGTGAAGCTGAACTAACTGAATATCAATTCAACCAAAAGAGTATTCACCATTTGTTCTGCAAGCATTGTGGGGTGCGATCGTTTGGTTGGGGTGAAGATTCCGGCAACAAGTTTTACGCGATTCATGTCACCTGTTTGGATGATGTTGAAATGGATGAACTTGTTAATGCGCCAATCACGTATGTCGATGGTCGTCACGATAACTGGCGATCGCCACCTACCGAAATTCGACACCTTTAA
- a CDS encoding dihydrofolate reductase family protein, whose translation MAELTLTTFLTLDGVMQAAGGPSEDTTGDFPHGGWLVPHADEEMGKTMDDIFSKAEAFLLGRTTYDIFAAYWPRITDTDELVANQLNSLPKYVASRTRTTFDWYGSSLIQDVVGEVGELKQRYSGEIQVHGSCGLAQTLIQHDLIDEYRLLIFPVILGTGKRLFGSGTVPSMLKLVSSSNTSKGTIVSVYRRAGKLQTGSFALD comes from the coding sequence ATGGCTGAACTGACTTTAACAACGTTTTTGACCCTGGATGGAGTGATGCAGGCTGCCGGTGGCCCAAGTGAAGATACAACTGGCGACTTTCCTCACGGGGGTTGGTTGGTTCCCCATGCTGATGAGGAAATGGGAAAGACAATGGATGACATTTTCTCGAAAGCAGAAGCATTCCTACTGGGACGTACCACCTACGACATTTTCGCTGCTTACTGGCCCCGCATCACCGACACAGACGAACTCGTTGCCAACCAATTGAATTCATTACCAAAGTATGTCGCTTCGCGCACACGGACAACCTTTGATTGGTATGGCTCCTCACTCATTCAGGATGTTGTTGGGGAAGTCGGCGAACTGAAGCAACGTTATTCAGGCGAAATTCAGGTTCACGGCAGTTGTGGACTTGCTCAGACACTGATTCAGCATGACCTGATTGACGAATATCGATTACTCATCTTTCCTGTAATACTTGGAACTGGCAAACGACTTTTCGGTTCTGGCACTGTTCCATCCATGCTGAAACTCGTCAGTTCCAGCAATACAAGCAAAGGCACTATTGTCAGTGTCTACCGTCGTGCAGGAAAACTTCAGACTGGTTCGTTCGCCCTTGATTGA